A DNA window from Candidatus Hydrogenedentota bacterium contains the following coding sequences:
- a CDS encoding DUF1080 domain-containing protein → MVIRLGALIAVLASCAGAAFAQTPAEAAEKVAAIAGYDRSQSRAPLTEIEELVRESKGNAELRKAIGDALAKVLASNATKDAKLFACRQLWLLGPKDALPVLKPMLLDNGAVDMACYAIGQDPVPEAGQVLREALASAGGNAELAIVNLLGDRRDAEAVTALCSVAGGPRLPAACAAVRALGKIGTEAAAACLAESLASEEVTVRSSAMDASLVCAEELIKSGKRAEGAAIYAELAKETYPAAVQKAAKLGLNNARLGPPIVLFDGQNIDQWEGNMDLWRIENGAIAGGSRDKPVPHNDFLCTKETFDNFELRLKVKISSADTNAGIQLRSKREPESPAVSGYQADMGQNYWGCLYDEHRRDQILVTADQETVSKVINVTDWNEYVIRCEGKRIQLWLNGAQTADYTETDDGIPQTGIIGLQIHQGPPSQAYYRDIVLRKIVPIE, encoded by the coding sequence ATGGTGATTCGATTGGGTGCACTGATTGCGGTGCTGGCCTCGTGCGCAGGCGCCGCGTTTGCCCAGACGCCCGCCGAAGCGGCGGAGAAAGTGGCGGCTATCGCGGGATACGACCGCAGCCAAAGCCGCGCACCGCTCACCGAGATCGAGGAACTCGTCCGGGAATCGAAAGGCAACGCTGAATTGCGGAAGGCCATCGGCGACGCGCTCGCGAAGGTTCTCGCGTCCAACGCCACGAAGGACGCGAAACTGTTTGCATGCCGCCAACTGTGGCTGCTGGGGCCGAAGGATGCGTTGCCGGTCCTGAAACCCATGCTGCTCGACAACGGCGCCGTTGATATGGCATGTTACGCGATCGGCCAGGACCCGGTGCCGGAAGCCGGGCAGGTCTTGCGCGAAGCCCTCGCCAGCGCCGGCGGCAACGCGGAGCTCGCCATAGTAAACCTCCTCGGCGACAGGCGGGATGCCGAAGCCGTGACGGCGTTGTGCTCGGTCGCCGGCGGACCCAGACTGCCTGCCGCGTGCGCTGCCGTGCGCGCCCTCGGAAAGATCGGCACCGAAGCCGCGGCCGCCTGCCTCGCGGAATCTCTCGCGTCTGAAGAAGTCACGGTGCGGTCTTCCGCGATGGACGCGTCGCTCGTCTGCGCGGAGGAACTGATCAAAAGCGGCAAGCGCGCGGAAGGCGCGGCTATCTACGCCGAACTGGCCAAAGAGACCTATCCCGCAGCCGTTCAAAAGGCTGCGAAACTGGGCCTGAACAACGCAAGACTCGGGCCGCCTATCGTGTTGTTCGACGGACAGAACATCGATCAGTGGGAAGGCAACATGGACCTGTGGCGCATCGAGAACGGAGCGATCGCCGGAGGGTCGCGCGACAAGCCGGTGCCGCATAACGATTTCTTGTGCACGAAAGAGACCTTCGACAACTTCGAGCTGCGGCTCAAAGTGAAGATATCGAGCGCCGACACCAACGCGGGCATCCAGCTCCGCAGCAAACGCGAACCCGAGAGCCCGGCCGTGAGCGGCTACCAGGCGGACATGGGCCAGAACTACTGGGGCTGCCTGTACGACGAACACCGCCGCGACCAAATCCTTGTCACGGCCGATCAGGAGACGGTGAGCAAAGTCATCAACGTCACTGACTGGAACGAGTACGTCATTCGATGCGAGGGCAAGCGCATCCAGCTCTGGCTCAACGGAGCGCAGACCGCCGATTACACCGAAACCGATGACGGCATCCCGCAAACCGGCATTATCGGCCTCCAGATCCACCAGGGCCCACCCAGCCAGGCGTATTACAGGGATATCGTGCTTCGGAAGATCGTGCCCATCGAATAG
- a CDS encoding cellulase family glycosylhydrolase — protein sequence MRTPALVLSLAAALTIFGCGGEKETPPQPPAPEAPAVRAPVPEAPAPEAKAGPALPPVDATKFVTTLGTRFIDTEGRELLLHGVNIVDKSPERNYLSWHTEEDFARLRDWGMNVIRLGIIWDGVEPEPGVYDDAYLAEMDKRVEWAANHGLYVFLDMHQDLYSVLYSDGAPEWATLNDGLPHIHEGGIWSDAYLTSPAIQRAFENFWANKPASDGIGVQDHYAAAWRHVAERYADNPAVIGYDLMNEPFPGGLILQGQGLMIGKAAELLKAELGDAAPTAEQIIGMWLDAAGRSELMQYMNNLDFYTQLVDASATAYEEFEKARLTAMYQRVTNAIREADTNHIIFMEANYASNMGVYSHIQPLVGPDGRRAPQQAYAPHGYDIVVDSPDLAKSNNARVELIFKRHRETAERLGMPMLVGEWGAFGGHGADVVPAVWGVVDVFEDILCSDTYWEYGRYLIDAAYLPALQRAVPSRLAGQLLAYDNDLMAGSFTCTWLEEPEVTSPTRIYVPAGLDAANKTITLTPEGSAYTTEPAAERSANQYFVIPPTGQAVKRTLTIE from the coding sequence ATGAGAACACCAGCACTTGTATTGAGCCTTGCAGCGGCTTTGACGATCTTCGGCTGCGGCGGCGAGAAGGAAACGCCCCCTCAGCCACCCGCGCCCGAGGCGCCTGCCGTGCGGGCGCCTGTGCCCGAAGCGCCAGCGCCTGAAGCAAAAGCCGGGCCGGCCTTGCCGCCCGTAGACGCAACTAAGTTCGTTACGACGCTGGGCACCCGGTTCATCGACACGGAAGGGCGCGAGCTCCTTCTCCACGGCGTGAACATCGTCGATAAGTCGCCCGAGCGCAATTATCTGTCGTGGCACACCGAGGAGGATTTCGCCCGCCTGCGCGATTGGGGCATGAACGTAATTCGCCTGGGCATTATCTGGGACGGCGTCGAGCCCGAACCCGGCGTGTACGACGATGCGTACCTCGCGGAGATGGACAAGCGCGTCGAGTGGGCGGCGAACCATGGTCTTTACGTGTTTCTCGATATGCACCAGGACCTATACAGCGTGTTGTATTCGGACGGCGCGCCCGAGTGGGCTACTCTGAACGACGGGCTGCCGCACATCCACGAAGGGGGGATCTGGAGCGATGCCTATCTGACAAGTCCCGCCATTCAACGCGCCTTCGAGAATTTCTGGGCAAACAAGCCCGCTTCGGACGGTATCGGTGTCCAGGACCATTACGCGGCGGCATGGCGTCACGTGGCAGAACGGTACGCGGACAACCCGGCAGTCATCGGTTATGACCTCATGAACGAGCCGTTTCCGGGCGGTCTCATCCTGCAAGGCCAGGGACTCATGATCGGCAAGGCAGCCGAATTGCTCAAGGCGGAACTGGGCGACGCCGCGCCAACGGCCGAGCAGATCATTGGCATGTGGCTCGACGCCGCGGGACGCAGCGAGCTCATGCAATACATGAACAACCTGGACTTCTATACGCAGCTCGTGGATGCTTCGGCAACGGCCTACGAGGAATTCGAAAAGGCACGGTTAACGGCGATGTACCAACGGGTCACGAACGCCATCCGCGAGGCAGACACCAACCACATCATTTTCATGGAAGCGAACTATGCATCGAACATGGGCGTATACTCTCACATTCAGCCGCTCGTGGGGCCGGACGGGCGGCGCGCCCCCCAACAGGCGTACGCCCCGCACGGCTACGACATCGTGGTCGACTCGCCGGACCTCGCGAAGTCGAACAACGCGCGCGTCGAACTCATCTTCAAACGCCACCGCGAAACAGCCGAGCGCCTCGGCATGCCCATGCTCGTGGGCGAGTGGGGGGCCTTCGGCGGGCACGGCGCGGACGTTGTCCCCGCGGTATGGGGAGTGGTGGACGTGTTCGAGGACATTCTGTGCAGCGACACCTACTGGGAATACGGGAGGTATCTCATCGACGCGGCGTACCTGCCTGCGCTGCAGCGGGCGGTCCCCTCGCGGCTGGCCGGACAGCTGTTGGCGTACGACAACGACCTGATGGCGGGCTCGTTCACCTGCACGTGGCTCGAGGAGCCTGAAGTGACCTCGCCGACGCGGATCTACGTGCCCGCGGGCCTCGACGCGGCAAACAAGACCATCACGCTGACGCCGGAAGGCTCGGCCTACACCACCGAGCCCGCGGCCGAGCGGTCCGCAAACCAGTATTTCGTGATTCCGCCGACAGGACAGGCCGTCAAGCGCACGCTTACGATCGAATAA
- a CDS encoding glycosyltransferase family 4 protein, which translates to MTRRIAMVAACPYPVPQGSQVLLQDTARALHEAGHDVHVVVYGHGIGEADAEFIVHRCPRLPGYRKTSAGPSLMKPLLDAFLVKTLRRMVREHNIEVVHAHNYEGLMVALAARVRPLVYHAHNAMADELPWYFSGQPWARRFGAWLDRTFPKRADHVLAPHRRLADYLVSLGCETARVSVIPPPADVAVFEEPRYADAPAEVLYTGNLDAYQNLELIRAAMDAVRASEPEARLLVATAATDGRRVRADHVVPTPDMAALRDVLARDVLVVCPRVSWSGYPIKILNAMAAGRPVIACRSAAGPITDGIDGLIVPDNEPRTLADAILRLRHDRGLREYLGTTARETIRTQHRPALLTRRLEHVYAAVCEGKQEA; encoded by the coding sequence ATGACGCGGCGCATCGCGATGGTGGCGGCGTGTCCATACCCCGTGCCCCAAGGGTCGCAGGTGCTGCTTCAGGATACGGCCCGGGCGCTGCACGAAGCCGGCCACGACGTACATGTCGTCGTGTACGGGCACGGTATCGGCGAGGCGGACGCCGAGTTCATCGTGCACCGATGCCCTCGGCTGCCGGGTTACCGCAAGACTTCGGCGGGCCCGTCGCTGATGAAGCCGTTGCTGGACGCGTTTCTAGTCAAAACGCTTCGGCGGATGGTGCGGGAACACAACATCGAGGTTGTTCACGCGCACAATTATGAGGGGCTGATGGTGGCGCTGGCGGCGCGGGTGCGGCCGCTTGTTTACCATGCCCATAACGCCATGGCCGACGAGTTGCCGTGGTACTTCTCAGGGCAGCCCTGGGCGCGGCGCTTCGGCGCGTGGCTCGACCGGACGTTCCCCAAACGCGCGGACCACGTGCTTGCGCCCCACCGCCGGCTGGCGGACTACCTGGTTTCGCTGGGGTGCGAGACCGCTAGAGTTTCGGTCATTCCGCCCCCGGCGGATGTAGCCGTGTTTGAAGAACCCAGGTATGCCGACGCGCCTGCCGAGGTGCTGTACACGGGGAATCTCGACGCGTACCAGAATCTCGAGCTGATACGCGCCGCGATGGACGCGGTCCGGGCTTCCGAGCCCGAGGCGCGCCTGCTCGTTGCGACGGCCGCAACGGATGGGCGCCGCGTGCGGGCCGACCACGTAGTTCCCACGCCCGACATGGCGGCACTGCGGGACGTGCTGGCGCGCGACGTGCTAGTAGTCTGCCCGCGCGTGTCGTGGTCGGGGTATCCCATCAAGATTCTGAATGCCATGGCGGCGGGACGGCCCGTGATTGCGTGCCGCTCCGCCGCGGGACCCATCACGGACGGCATCGACGGCCTCATCGTCCCGGACAACGAGCCCCGCACACTGGCGGACGCCATTCTCCGGCTGCGTCACGACCGGGGCCTGCGCGAATACCTCGGGACCACCGCGCGAGAGACGATCCGCACGCAGCACCGGCCGGCCCTGCTTACCCGCCGCCTCGAGCATGTTTATGCCGCCGTATGTGAAGGGAAGCAGGAGGCGTGA
- a CDS encoding alkaline phosphatase family protein codes for MARFLLIGLDGAEPSLVEPWMDAGWLPNLARLRGGGAYVRCASTTPPVTFPAWTTCVTGVNPGKHGIFDFTRMREGAYAIEFVNSTQRGAPALWNILSAAGKRVGVLGVPSTYPPETVNGFMVSGFDSPVCTRVDRSFVSPSELFPEVRGWRFADFQETGIGCGWHAKALAKLLEGVAAKESTALRLYRREPWDFFMVVFGESDTVAHHFWMFHDPKSPRHQPGFERAIAQVYQRLDEAVGRLADAAGPDVTVGVVSDHGFGGAGTGVVHLNNWLARMGYLRFSGGGEPLLKQAALTLVPGAWRGALFRRLRGMASRAESASRFRGIDWAHTTAWSEELNYFPSVRVNLCGRELNGQVDAREYEGFCERLCADLRAWAPIGKAWRRDDLFEGPFVDRAPDIILELALEGGYSHSCLRARGGSLFRRIGPEEYLGGKERGMNGNHRPTGVLFLSKPTPAGFARLEDVAPTVLAEMGVPVPPMDGASLLEPGVMAESVPFAPHASRTYSPDQAGAVERRLRDLGYFE; via the coding sequence ATGGCGCGGTTCTTGCTGATAGGTCTCGACGGCGCGGAGCCTTCGCTGGTCGAACCGTGGATGGATGCGGGTTGGCTGCCGAACTTGGCGCGGCTGCGCGGAGGCGGGGCGTATGTCCGGTGTGCCAGTACGACGCCTCCGGTGACGTTTCCGGCGTGGACAACCTGCGTGACCGGGGTAAACCCTGGGAAACACGGGATTTTCGACTTTACCCGGATGCGCGAGGGGGCCTACGCCATCGAGTTTGTAAACAGCACTCAGCGCGGCGCCCCGGCGCTTTGGAATATCCTCTCGGCTGCGGGCAAGCGAGTGGGCGTGCTCGGCGTCCCGTCAACCTACCCGCCGGAAACCGTGAACGGGTTCATGGTGTCAGGCTTCGATTCGCCTGTTTGTACGCGGGTCGACCGGTCGTTTGTAAGTCCCAGCGAATTGTTTCCTGAGGTTCGCGGGTGGCGGTTCGCGGATTTCCAGGAAACCGGCATTGGCTGCGGGTGGCATGCCAAGGCTCTCGCGAAACTGCTCGAGGGGGTGGCGGCTAAAGAGTCCACGGCATTGCGTTTGTACCGGCGCGAGCCCTGGGACTTCTTCATGGTGGTGTTTGGCGAGTCGGACACGGTGGCCCACCATTTCTGGATGTTTCACGACCCGAAGTCGCCGCGCCATCAGCCGGGTTTCGAGAGGGCCATTGCGCAGGTTTATCAACGGCTGGACGAAGCGGTCGGGCGCCTGGCGGATGCGGCAGGCCCCGATGTGACTGTTGGGGTGGTATCGGACCACGGTTTCGGTGGCGCGGGCACGGGGGTTGTGCATCTCAACAACTGGCTGGCGCGGATGGGGTATCTGCGGTTCTCGGGCGGCGGGGAGCCGTTACTCAAACAGGCGGCGTTGACCCTGGTGCCCGGAGCTTGGCGCGGCGCGTTGTTCCGGCGTCTGCGGGGAATGGCGTCGCGCGCGGAGAGCGCATCGCGGTTCCGCGGCATCGACTGGGCGCATACGACGGCGTGGTCCGAGGAACTGAACTACTTCCCGTCGGTCCGGGTCAACCTGTGCGGCCGCGAACTGAATGGCCAGGTTGATGCTCGCGAATACGAGGGCTTCTGTGAGCGCCTGTGCGCGGACCTGCGCGCCTGGGCGCCCATCGGGAAGGCGTGGCGCCGCGATGACCTGTTTGAGGGGCCGTTTGTGGACCGCGCGCCTGACATTATCCTCGAACTCGCGCTGGAAGGCGGCTATTCGCATTCGTGCCTGCGCGCCCGGGGCGGTTCCTTGTTTCGGCGAATCGGCCCTGAGGAGTACCTCGGTGGCAAAGAACGCGGTATGAACGGCAACCACCGCCCCACAGGCGTACTGTTTCTGTCAAAGCCAACGCCTGCGGGGTTTGCGCGGCTCGAAGACGTCGCGCCGACTGTCTTGGCCGAAATGGGCGTGCCGGTCCCGCCAATGGACGGCGCGAGCCTGCTCGAGCCGGGCGTAATGGCGGAGAGCGTGCCGTTTGCGCCGCACGCGAGCCGGACGTATTCGCCGGACCAAGCGGGCGCCGTTGAACGGCGGCTCCGCGACCTGGGGTATTTCGAATGA
- a CDS encoding Gfo/Idh/MocA family oxidoreductase, with protein sequence MVKVAFVGCGGIHKVHCNNLTRNPDAAIVGHCDVERERAVEAAHQFGGEAFTDFNALFDKTKPHAAFITVPPYAHGGMEEAAAERGIHLFIEKPVALTRETARRVSAAVLHAKIICSVGYCLRYYETVAIARKQLEGRPIALATGYWRGGMSPASWWRRMDKSGGQAHEQSTHIFDLLRYLCGEIKEVHAIGSTGCMSKIAGYDIHDSSVVSLRFKNGASGAVFSSCVNGNCAAAGLDVVCPDLELTLKQGSLTLREDGKTIQIESKADRFEEETRIFIEAVKTRKRNKIRSTYADAVKSLLVTLAANESMRSGMPVKP encoded by the coding sequence ATGGTCAAGGTTGCGTTCGTGGGATGCGGAGGAATTCACAAGGTACACTGCAACAATCTAACCCGCAACCCCGATGCCGCCATCGTCGGACATTGTGACGTGGAACGCGAACGCGCTGTCGAAGCCGCTCATCAGTTCGGGGGCGAAGCCTTTACCGATTTCAATGCGCTCTTCGACAAGACAAAGCCGCATGCGGCATTCATCACGGTGCCCCCATATGCGCATGGCGGGATGGAAGAAGCCGCCGCGGAACGCGGAATCCACCTCTTTATCGAGAAACCCGTTGCCTTAACCAGAGAAACCGCCCGGCGAGTCTCCGCGGCGGTGCTCCATGCGAAGATCATCTGCAGCGTGGGGTACTGCCTCCGTTACTACGAGACCGTGGCCATTGCCCGCAAGCAATTGGAAGGACGGCCTATCGCCTTGGCCACGGGCTATTGGCGGGGCGGAATGTCCCCGGCGTCCTGGTGGCGACGAATGGACAAGAGCGGCGGACAGGCACACGAACAAAGCACCCACATATTCGATCTTTTGCGCTACCTTTGCGGGGAAATCAAAGAAGTGCATGCAATCGGCTCAACGGGCTGCATGAGCAAGATCGCCGGCTATGACATTCACGACAGCAGCGTCGTTTCGCTGCGGTTCAAGAACGGCGCAAGCGGGGCAGTGTTCTCGTCGTGCGTCAACGGAAACTGCGCGGCCGCGGGGCTCGATGTGGTCTGTCCAGACCTCGAACTCACGCTCAAGCAGGGAAGCCTTACACTTCGCGAAGACGGCAAGACCATTCAAATCGAATCCAAAGCCGACCGGTTTGAGGAAGAAACGCGTATCTTCATCGAAGCCGTCAAGACCCGAAAAAGGAACAAGATCCGGTCCACGTACGCTGATGCCGTAAAATCCCTCCTCGTAACCCTCGCCGCCAACGAATCCATGCGGTCGGGGATGCCCGTGAAGCCGTGA
- a CDS encoding DnaA/Hda family protein encodes AHVRDGMRDVIASLEQSRSVPPAPAPVVNIDAEQIAAHVRDGMRDVIASLEQSRNASAAPAPDYAELGKLMRESVEQGMAKSTASLLKGMQVSLVQAAAAKKDGDKEAVSTAQIAEALRLSIEETMQKTLGELSKNIQNNSPKIELPAVPSAGELAKAVGESMQQALGTMAQEFSAIVEKESKRSEDTQQALMALHEAFAGNKSADAAQSAQLMEIAEAAKRAAQTAEKAIESIKEAKEAEEKALSKDNVREFPGAARKNAESDLNAMDALDSPGLAARTNEQVRAALENERPIPGYTFADFVPGKTNELTVTLCKALADRQFADLTPFYLYGGVGLGKSHLFNAIGNNIMAKNPDMRIGYVSAGMMARKFTKALAEDHALEVRGRYCDLDVLLIDDIHLLADKPSAQEEVLYILDAFLHEARPILLAGNASPDKLSRLDPCLASRLFSGVVSSVRAPEQAARIEMLTRMAHSAEADVPKDIVKLIAMQIQDDMRKMTGALRKVIAYARVSGHAIDKNLAGEVLSQLGVDAA; translated from the coding sequence GCTCACGTCCGCGACGGCATGCGCGACGTCATCGCTTCCCTGGAACAATCCCGTAGCGTCCCCCCGGCGCCCGCGCCCGTCGTGAACATCGATGCCGAGCAGATCGCGGCTCACGTCCGCGACGGCATGCGCGACGTCATCGCTTCCCTGGAACAATCCCGTAACGCCTCCGCGGCGCCCGCGCCCGATTACGCTGAACTTGGCAAGCTCATGCGCGAGAGCGTCGAGCAGGGCATGGCCAAATCTACCGCGAGCCTGCTCAAAGGCATGCAGGTTTCTTTGGTTCAAGCGGCCGCCGCGAAGAAAGACGGCGACAAAGAGGCGGTATCGACCGCGCAGATCGCCGAAGCCCTTCGTTTGAGCATTGAAGAAACCATGCAGAAAACGCTGGGCGAGCTGTCGAAGAATATTCAAAACAACAGCCCGAAGATCGAACTGCCCGCTGTGCCTTCGGCCGGAGAACTTGCGAAGGCCGTTGGCGAAAGCATGCAGCAAGCCCTGGGGACGATGGCCCAGGAATTCTCCGCCATCGTTGAAAAAGAATCTAAGCGCAGCGAAGATACCCAGCAAGCCCTGATGGCCCTGCACGAGGCATTTGCCGGCAACAAATCCGCCGACGCGGCTCAATCGGCGCAGCTTATGGAAATCGCAGAGGCAGCCAAACGCGCGGCCCAAACCGCCGAAAAGGCCATTGAATCCATCAAAGAAGCCAAAGAGGCCGAAGAAAAGGCCCTTTCCAAGGACAACGTCCGCGAATTTCCCGGCGCGGCTCGGAAGAACGCCGAATCCGACCTGAACGCAATGGATGCCCTGGATAGCCCCGGCTTGGCCGCTCGCACAAATGAGCAGGTCAGAGCAGCCCTCGAAAATGAACGCCCCATTCCCGGGTATACGTTTGCGGACTTTGTTCCCGGCAAGACAAACGAACTGACCGTCACGCTGTGCAAGGCACTGGCCGACCGTCAATTCGCCGATCTCACGCCGTTTTATCTCTACGGCGGGGTCGGTTTGGGCAAGAGCCACCTGTTCAACGCTATCGGCAACAACATCATGGCCAAGAATCCGGACATGCGCATCGGGTATGTGTCCGCCGGAATGATGGCGCGGAAGTTCACCAAGGCACTCGCGGAAGACCACGCGCTTGAGGTCCGAGGCCGCTATTGCGACCTGGATGTTCTGCTCATTGACGATATCCATCTGCTGGCGGACAAGCCGAGCGCGCAGGAGGAAGTGCTGTACATACTCGATGCGTTCCTTCACGAGGCGCGCCCCATTCTGCTTGCCGGAAACGCGTCGCCGGACAAGCTGAGCCGTTTGGACCCCTGCCTGGCGTCCAGGTTGTTTTCCGGCGTGGTATCCTCAGTACGGGCGCCCGAGCAGGCGGCCCGCATCGAGATGCTTACGCGAATGGCCCATAGTGCAGAAGCCGATGTCCCTAAGGACATCGTGAAGTTGATTGCTATGCAGATCCAGGATGACATGCGCAAGATGACCGGCGCGTTGCGCAAGGTAATCGCCTATGCCCGCGTTTCGGGGCACGCAATCGACAAGAATCTTGCGGGCGAAGTCTTGAGTCAGCTCGGTGTGGATGCGGCATGA
- a CDS encoding ATPase, T2SS/T4P/T4SS family, protein MPPRTRKRRLGDVLLEQGLISEGQLQEAVTLQRGSNQNLAQFLLERGYLAEEELVIALSEQLGIPHIRVANYNIPDEILREVPESLARQYLMLPVSVTGDVLTLAMADPLNIMALDDLQMLTSYEIEPVVAVKSELEEAIERHYGGKQSSELFDELVAGNNNRADKMQVVDEPQDIADLASLEAEAEDGPVIRIANLILLNALEMGASDIHLEPYEKQLRIRYRVDGTLEEAKSPPKSMQAALISRFKIMSHLDIAEHRLPQDGRFRIVSRGHEIDFRISFLPTYHGEKVVMRVLDKSNLTLDLDKLGFEPQPMEAFTDALKLPFGMILLTGPTGSGKTTTLYSALHKINKPSHNIVTVEDPVEYELPGINQVPTKSEIGLTFAAALRSILRQDPDIVMVGEIRDEETADIAVKAALTGHLVLSTLHTNDAASVFTRLTDMGLEPFLVQSSVALAAAQRLLKCVCGSCKEPIQVPEDVLKRIQFTKVLCEGEPTFVRGRGCTRCKGTGYKGRLAVIEAMPNYPDLQDLVMKRAPAMDIKRMALKCGMRSLRQNALAKAARGLTTIEEVLRTTAAD, encoded by the coding sequence GTGCCACCCAGAACGAGAAAGCGCCGTTTAGGCGATGTTCTTCTTGAACAGGGCCTGATATCTGAAGGGCAACTGCAGGAAGCGGTTACTCTGCAGCGCGGCTCCAACCAGAACCTGGCTCAATTTCTCCTGGAGCGCGGCTACTTGGCCGAGGAAGAACTGGTCATCGCTCTGAGTGAACAGCTCGGCATACCTCATATCCGGGTTGCCAACTACAATATCCCCGACGAAATCCTCCGCGAAGTGCCCGAATCTCTTGCGCGCCAGTACCTGATGCTTCCGGTGTCCGTTACAGGCGACGTGTTGACCCTGGCGATGGCGGACCCGCTGAATATTATGGCCCTCGACGACCTGCAGATGCTGACCAGTTACGAGATCGAGCCCGTTGTGGCCGTAAAATCGGAACTCGAGGAGGCCATCGAGCGGCACTACGGCGGCAAGCAAAGTTCCGAACTCTTCGATGAACTCGTTGCGGGAAACAACAACAGGGCCGACAAAATGCAGGTTGTCGACGAGCCGCAAGATATCGCGGACCTGGCATCGCTCGAGGCCGAGGCTGAAGACGGCCCGGTGATACGTATTGCCAACCTCATCTTGTTGAACGCCCTCGAAATGGGGGCAAGCGATATCCACCTCGAACCGTACGAAAAACAATTGCGCATCCGGTACCGCGTGGACGGGACGCTCGAGGAAGCCAAGAGCCCTCCGAAATCGATGCAGGCGGCCCTGATCTCCCGTTTCAAGATCATGAGCCACCTTGACATCGCCGAACACCGGCTGCCGCAGGACGGACGTTTCCGCATCGTCTCGAGAGGACACGAGATCGATTTTCGTATATCGTTTCTTCCCACGTATCACGGCGAGAAAGTCGTGATGCGCGTCCTCGACAAGAGCAACTTGACGCTGGATCTGGACAAGCTCGGCTTCGAGCCGCAGCCCATGGAAGCGTTCACGGATGCCCTCAAACTGCCCTTTGGCATGATACTGCTTACCGGACCAACGGGCAGCGGGAAGACCACCACCCTGTACAGCGCCCTGCATAAAATCAATAAGCCGTCCCATAATATCGTGACGGTCGAGGATCCCGTGGAATACGAACTCCCGGGGATTAACCAAGTGCCGACGAAAAGCGAGATCGGCCTTACATTTGCCGCCGCGCTGCGCAGTATCCTTCGGCAGGACCCCGATATCGTGATGGTCGGCGAGATTCGCGACGAGGAAACCGCGGATATTGCCGTGAAAGCGGCTCTCACGGGGCATCTGGTCTTGAGCACACTCCACACCAACGATGCCGCAAGCGTTTTTACGCGCTTGACCGATATGGGACTCGAACCGTTCCTGGTCCAATCTTCGGTTGCCCTCGCGGCGGCCCAGCGCCTATTGAAGTGCGTCTGCGGAAGCTGCAAGGAACCGATTCAAGTGCCGGAAGATGTTCTCAAGCGCATCCAGTTTACCAAGGTATTGTGCGAAGGCGAACCGACCTTTGTTCGCGGCCGCGGATGCACCCGATGCAAGGGAACGGGATACAAAGGCCGCCTGGCGGTGATTGAAGCCATGCCCAATTATCCTGACCTTCAGGACCTCGTGATGAAGCGGGCGCCCGCCATGGACATCAAGCGGATGGCACTCAAATGCGGAATGCGATCGTTGCGGCAGAACGCGCTTGCGAAAGCCGCGCGCGGGCTCACGACAATCGAGGAGGTCCTGCGCACTACCGCCGCGGACTGA